CACAAGATCTGCTGCTGCTGCGGGTACGACCGCCTCACCCTCATCAAAGTCTTCCTCTTCATTGAACCACatttcctcttcttcgtctAATTGTCTCTGGTCCCTTCTGTATCGACTATTTCTCAGTATGGATGGaacacttaaaaaaaaaaataacaacaacaacacgtTATAATTAACTTTGATTAAAGACGAATTATTGAAGAAATTTCCTTTTACCTGTCAAGAGCTGCCCTGTCTCGATCTTTCAGCTTGTCTTGATGTTGTTCGTACCTTAATTTCAAAGCTTTAAATGTTTGTACATAATCGATTGTTTCTAgttcttttgaaaaattttcaacaacaTGCGAACATAGCGATTTAATGTCCtcctaaaataaaatcaattaatgCATTCAAAGTATAAAATGaaccaatttaaaaataaatgttgatgTGTATTTATTCTGTGCTTACCAGTTTAATAAATTCAAACATCTCAAGAATAGCAGAATCCAATAGATTATATCTACCATTGTTTCTTACAAATGCATCAAATACGGGCGCAAATAAATTTCCTTTAATGATGTACCTATTGTAAAACTCATCTTTCAATGCTACAATTTTTCTCATAAACCTTAAAGCACACAATACTAAAAACGTGTGTGTCGATTTCATTAAAACCAGTATCCGTTTGAGCAGATCTTTATTCAATATGCAATTTTTAATGTGGTACGTATGATGCTCTACACAAAACGACAATAACTCTAGAATCAATCCTAAAAGCTGTACTGTTCTGTAATCTTCCCTTGCTGGTCGTTCTCCAATTGTGTTTGCTAAAAGAGGTGCTATCAGTGTTCCAATACTATTCTTGTAGAAGTAGTTTAAGAAATCAGTCTTTTCTGATTTGTTAACGGAAGCCAACATGTTTTCTGGATCAAGAAGCAGGCGTAATACACCGGCCAGTTGTACTGCTCCACCCAACTCAGGGTCACTATCGCCAACGAGTTGAGCAACTATTACATTTATCAACATTTGGTCCTGTtctgtattatttatttgttgCAATGTATAATCTCGAACAACACTCGGAGAATATTCCACTATATACGTTAATATATCTATACTAGCTGTTTTTGTTTGGGCATCGTTCATTGCCAAAGTAATTTCTAAAGCAGGTAAAATACCAAGTGCTGTTAAAGTTTTATAAAAGGCCTCCTTTCCTTGCGGTTGAAGATTctgagaaaaattacaaaactcCTTCAAGAAAAGAACTAGATCGCGTCTTTTACTGTCTGATGTTGCTTCATCTGTTAACTGGCGGAATAATTCAGTGAGGAATTTCTCATCGTCCTGTATTAGGGTTACTATTTCAAccttgttaaaaaatataaagctACTCAATGTATTCAACATGTTATCTTCAAATACGCTTGGAGTCGGTAAAACTACATCCTGAATGTATTGAACCCGATACGTTTGGTGAATTTTAGCTAGTAATTCAGTATTTGTAATAGGAATTGCTTGCTTAAATCTGGCTAACTGTCGAAGATATTCTCTATGCCTCTTTGGCTCACGTAACGTTGGCTCGTATTCCAAACATCCAACAACATCAAAAATCGTATCATCGCTAAACATAACTTCAAATAATGTGTTCTTATTAagtaggaaaatatttttaaatatattgtaaagttGATGTAATCCTTTACTGTCTTTTAAATCTTCGCATGTATGAAATAGATTCAATAGTTTCTTGATATAACCTTCTGATTCTAAAGCCAATGCTAGTTTATCTTTCCTCATTTGAGAAGATAAGCAATTCCCTATAAGTTCATTGATATCTTCCAATCGACTTAATTCACATGGAGGCAATTCTATGGGTGGTGCAGCATCTGACATATCATCAAATCGCTCATCTTCTGATTCTTCAACGATATCTTGAGTTATTTCAACAGATGGATCTTTTCCTTGAACTTGACATATCTTCTCCCAGATTTCATCACAGCCAGCCTTTTCTTGGAAACTTAAGGCTAAATCAAAATTATCTCCTTCCGACCAAACTATTAATGTATCCTGAAATAAAGGACAAACATTTGGAGTGTACTCTTTTTTTAATGCTGCATAAACAGAAAatacagattttttttttattaaaaatttaatacaaaattaacaattattacCTGTTGCTTCTGATATGCAGTGTCAGGTTGTATTCTGCTTTCCAATAAAACCGAACCATCGCTCTCTGCTCTGACCAAAAGTGAAATTCCTTTTAATCTATCTACATACGAAGAAGAAACATGGCCTGTACCACGATCATCCCATTGTCTATCAGCATTGAGCGCATACAACTTAACTCTTCTGCGCGTATCCGTCATATTGTAAAAATTAACTTATACACACTGCTCTATAATATCACCAGCTAccttgcatcccttatatctttACCACTTCTTTggctttttaaatatctttatgaATGTTTCTCAACTCTCTGATAAATTGACAAATGCACCAAAATCCCCATATATTGATTTGTCAATTACTTCCTTGAAACCCATTAAGACTTTTATATCGGTAATAATCATATAAAAGAAACACAACTTTCAATGTATGTTTCGTTTAAAGTTCTGATACTTGCATATGATTATTCCTTTCTAATTGTTTGCACAAGTAAATGAcataactgttaattaagaaacacgCCATAAGGAATCTTtatatatgtttaataacaattagtGTCAATCTTATAGACTTCACCAGCCTATTGTATTTTCTCAGTTTTTCCACTAATTGTATAATGCCTTCTTTAATGAATTTACACAAGATCAAGTTCCGTCACTAGAATTTTTACGATAAAATACAAGCGGCAACGATCCGTCACATGCCTTTGAATTCGTTTGACGGAATGATATTGTTTACCGTAATAGATGTTTATGCGCTCGTCGTTGCATAAGCCTGATTCTTGCGCCAAGAAAACCTCTCAGGACGCGCGGGAAAACTTTATGTCGTGCAAGTTTCCGTTATCACGTGTCGTGTGTACGCAAAGTAAAGAAATCTTAATTGTATGCCGGATCACTCCAAAAGGCCAACTTGTTGTGGTGGAAGGTCAGGAGCAAATTTTGTTGCTGGGAAGACGGCACTCTGCGTGCTCTCTCACCGCTGTGTACGGTTCCCGCGACAAACGAAACTCAAATTAAACTCAATCCTCTTGTAATACAAATACTCATAAGTATACGACTATTTGACTCAATTTCTTGCAATACCGTGATTGCCGACCATTGCAATCCTTTCGTTCTTATTAAGCAAAATCACTCCAAAAATTGACATAGACACTGAGCAGCCACAACACTACACTCCGCCATGTTAGATCACAACAACGCGCTACGGGGTTCGCCTCGTGTATCTCAAGGATTTTAGCGCGTAATATAATAGTTTGTATTTAGGTAAGTATTGCgttcattaatgtaataataaatCATTAGAGAATATAAAAGATCGAATACGCAGACATCAATCAttgtaaataaagaataaaataacgtaaaaaatataaaatcgttTTAAACATTACACGTTCCTATAATGATATTTAATCTATAAAATAGCACATcatatttaacaattacaacacTAGAAATTTTTAGACACTCGTACATAATATATAgatagatgaaaataaaatttaatgttacaaatttattttatgttacgtaaataatttgttatgtttaaaaagatatatatatatgatctgTAGCAGTATCAAAAAATAACAGATAACCACATTATATGTTTATACGTATTTGATAAATGTGTTACTCACATATTATTTGATGAAATGAACATTAAATtcatcgaaattaaattaaaagactAAATTATTGAGACAAATTTAATACTAACaagtaaaaaatatgaaaattaaagttTATGAGTTAAAGTTTAACACTTAtgatgtttaattaataaagaaaagttaCTTGTTTTAATGAGTGAAACGTGAAACATACTGTTGTTTCATAGATTTACATAGGTATATGTATAAGTTTTTTATgcaatttgtataatttgtccataatttatataatttatcatGTATTTTTGTTTCTCAAAGAAATtcgaattataaaaaataattttttcaacaaaatCTGATTGCTTTGTGTGTAAACATAGGGAGTTTGCGCATTTTTGATACAGAAAAATGAGGTTATAATTATCTTTCAACTGATCAATAAAACTTAGTCGATGACAGTAATTATTTACTTatgttttcatttaatttttctgcTTTTTTAGATAATATAACATCATGTAtacgatatttttatttacagtttCATACTTTCCCTTTATTCGTAATTACATTCTGATGAtatatgaaatgaaatatttatatatgtttatatatttttatacgtaAATAAGAAATTTATCACATTTAGGTTattagaattatatttttttaatttaatatgtttcTTTCTACTGTATAACTTAAACTTTGCATGAATTTTCTCTtccatataaataaaattaaataatttaactaaATGTATCTGTATTTATTATAgaagtattatatttttataatatattttgtacttatttttttctatgttcTCATttgatatatatacatttatagtTTAAAAGTATTACaagtaatttttatacaaatgtatataataaaaacagaaacattattaaatagacaaataaatttattacatattatgacaattatttaaaaacaattgttACAGTCATATTATAGTGACTGACATTACCTCTCCCATGTACAGACACAAGTATTCCTAACATGtaataattcataaaatttgtaCAGCAGTCTAAATATAGTACAATAAAAACTTACAGGGTATTTTAAgtcatatttttaatatgtaaTTGAGGGATTAAACAgattagaataattttcaaataggGATTACAGTAACAATTTAATTGATACAAAAATTATTCTGCAAAATATTTTGGAGAAATCTGTATCATGGTATAAAGTACATACATGTCCATACAaactaatgaaataattttgaaaatacatacaaaatttgttgaaaactAAAATTTGCTTctgttatttcttttcttaaatcaatgttatacaaaaatttattttactttttcttttaactCATTATTTGACACCTTCGTGATTGCACTgtaaattttgaatttcaagCTTTTTCAATCAATCACATCTGCAATCAGACCTGTcagtaattaacaaattatacaaattatcaTATGATTTCATGAACATCTACTGTGTTCTGAGctaagttgaaaatttttgtagCCTACGTCTCCGAAGCATTTCCTGTTCGCTTGATTCTGTATCACTTCTGCCGGATAACGTGCTCGCATTATCATTGGAAGAGTTTACAATAGGAACATTCGTTTCAGTTTTAGCTTGACATTGCTCATTATCAACTTCAGAACTTGTATTTTTCGACGTTCCTGGCTTTGCCATCGAAGAAGCATTCGGTGTAACATTCATACTACTTGTTGCAGTTGGCACTGGAATGCTGTAACAATAAATGTCAGAAAATAAGATCTAAATATTTAATGACTGTATCAGTGTAATACACCGATTTTGTACATACTTAGCAGTAGCAGCTGCTGTTTGGTATTGATTCATCATTGCACTGGCAGCATCTAGTAAAAGCTGAACTCTTTGTAACATCTGTATTCTAGCTTCAACGGCTTGCCTCAAATTACCCTCCATTGCTCTAAGTTCTTCTTCGCTTAGTTCCGTTAAATTTGGTGGTGGTGTAGGAATGGGTGGTAATGGTACCATAGTAGGAAATGGTGGTGGGAACAATGGTACCCCATTGGCTGCTAAATTTTGAAACGATGCGGAAGGAGTACTCGCACTACTATGTTGAGCTTGCTGTTGCGGTGGTGCATCACCCGGAGCTGGTTGTTGTGGACCTGCTCCTGGAGCTTGTAACCCAGCCCAAAATGCTGGTAGAACTTGAACTGTATTCAAcagaatttttcttaatattacaGTATAGGAAGAAATAAACATTACTACACGTACTATACATACCGATTGGATTGAACCCTGGTGCTTGCGGGGGTTGAGGTACTTGAGGCCCTGCTTGTGGTTGGTTTTGTTGCCTATTCCCTTGATTATTGTTAACAGgtcttaaaatatttaaacggCAGGTGGGACATGTCTGTTGACGTTGGAACCACGAACGTAGACAGGCAGTGTGGAAAATATGATTACATGGTAATTTTTTACTTGCTGCCACCATTTCCTCTCTGCGATAGTAATATATATGTAGTAGTAATAACAATGAAATATGTATACAGTTATTAAAGCTGTATTAGTATCTCAGAAATATAATACTCACCTGCATATTATACAAACATTATCAGCAGCAGCTAACTCTTCTGGTGTTGCatctggatataatgtattcatGTTCCTAATCGCTCGCCGAGACATTACAATATCATGGAAAGCTTTTTTAAAATCTCTCATTGTGTAATACATTGCACGAAGTGCAAACAGAGGTAAAGTATACAACTTGACCATCAGTGTGACAAAAGCAATATACAAAATAACCTgatgtaaaaaatataaaattaacagTATTTAAATAGCCAAAAAAAAGTATTATTATGTTCTTTACCTTTAATAGTCCAATTATTAATTCTGTATACAAAAGAAATACTGGTTTGTTATCCCATGGATTTTCACTTTGCAGGTCTATTGtatgcaatatatattttacactAATGTTGAATACAACAGTTAAAAGAATAGCATATTCAAAACCAAACACAAGCTGTACCGAAGGACCTTTTGTGGCTGTTGTATTATATGCATAATGAATCATAGTTAAGTTTATAGCAAACAAAAGTCCCAATAAAGTACCAACTCTGAGATGGAACAGCCATGTTATCACAGGACTTCTTTCCATCTGCAAATTATATAtgacaaaataaattacacattTATTGATGAAACTTTATGTACCAGCTTCATATGTTCATTTTACTTACATAATCTACACGATCTTCTGCCAACCAATGAAATGATTTCAAAAATAACAAAAGTGTGAACAATGCTATAAATTTTGGGCTAAAATCATCTCTGAATACTGTAAATGCTAGACAAGTTTCAGTCACAGCGTACCATACCTTTTCCAACAGATGCTATAAGTAAACAATATTTGGTGTCAATGTGTTCATTTTACAAATAAGAAAGattagtatttttaataaataaatgacatACCTCAAGTTCAGCAGCACGTAGAGTACCAAAAAATATCTTTCGAAGAAACGCATTTATCATAAACACTAGAATTAAACCCTGTGCATAGATTACCTAAATTCGAtggaaaaattgattaaatagtgaaataaaagaaaatttgggATAGAAATGTATCGAAACTTACCGTCATACTAGGATTCGATTTGGTTATGTGAACTACTGTTGGGTAAAACTGTTTTCTTTGGTAATAAGCATTGCCTATTACAGCACACGTTAGTGCTGTGCTTATTAACATTATTCCGGCCTctctcattttttatttaattattttttcagccCAAAGGCTGTTTTTTATAAGGAAAATAATCACTGACACTTCTCGCACCAACAATTTACGTATCAACAGCTGTAGATTCGACTAGAATCAACGAGGCGCTGCTATCATCACGAGAATGTCTAAAACTAAATAGAACGTGTCATGGTTACAACAAATTgtgtaaaaattatttgttaaatgTTTCAGCGATAGTTTATTACCTTAACACCGAAGACAGTTTTACTTTAcgataaatgtatcattttcatgTCATGGTTGTTTTATTTAGTGCGATTGaacatgtattatttttatttgacaGTTCCAAATCGGACAGGCTGTACAATTTGATTGGTTGAACGCAAATAAACTGTATTTTACTTATTATGATTAAACCACGTGGAATACGATAGTACATTCAATtctttttacttatttatttttttttattattctaaataaaacttaatttaataatatacttaCTTATACCCAAAGTTAAActtctataattttatatttgcaaataaattacataaatggtaaacaaaagtataaaatgtaacattatatattataaaatttataaagcaTTGTTTTAGTATGGTCAATGTTCATATTTGTATAATGCTTatagaaattcaatttaaatggCACACATTTGCAAATTTCAAATATAGTATTGCAATCAAGATATAATACATTTTGTACTTAATTAGATACCTGTAAGTATACATATATCTTTCTAATACTAAGAAGGGTaagaataaaaatgtatacaaaCGTATAAACGTTTTCAACTATTTTTCtggtatttaaaattttgacaAACTGTTTCTGTTCATTTAATATACTCAAAATAGTTTCTAATATATTTATATGATTAcctattatatataaaaat
The sequence above is a segment of the Osmia lignaria lignaria isolate PbOS001 chromosome 12, iyOsmLign1, whole genome shotgun sequence genome. Coding sequences within it:
- the flfl gene encoding serine/threonine-protein phosphatase 4 regulatory subunit 3 flfl isoform X1 produces the protein MTDTRRRVKLYALNADRQWDDRGTGHVSSSYVDRLKGISLLVRAESDGSVLLESRIQPDTAYQKQQDTLIVWSEGDNFDLALSFQEKAGCDEIWEKICQVQGKDPSVEITQDIVEESEDERFDDMSDAAPPIELPPCELSRLEDINELIGNCLSSQMRKDKLALALESEGYIKKLLNLFHTCEDLKDSKGLHQLYNIFKNIFLLNKNTLFEVMFSDDTIFDVVGCLEYEPTLREPKRHREYLRQLARFKQAIPITNTELLAKIHQTYRVQYIQDVVLPTPSVFEDNMLNTLSSFIFFNKVEIVTLIQDDEKFLTELFRQLTDEATSDSKRRDLVLFLKEFCNFSQNLQPQGKEAFYKTLTALGILPALEITLAMNDAQTKTASIDILTYIVEYSPSVVRDYTLQQINNTEQDQMLINVIVAQLVGDSDPELGGAVQLAGVLRLLLDPENMLASVNKSEKTDFLNYFYKNSIGTLIAPLLANTIGERPAREDYRTVQLLGLILELLSFCVEHHTYHIKNCILNKDLLKRILVLMKSTHTFLVLCALRFMRKIVALKDEFYNRYIIKGNLFAPVFDAFVRNNGRYNLLDSAILEMFEFIKLEDIKSLCSHVVENFSKELETIDYVQTFKALKLRYEQHQDKLKDRDRAALDSVPSILRNSRYRRDQRQLDEEEEMWFNEEEDFDEGEAVVPAAAADLVPPASAKKQSSTSNSALNPALADSKSHHQQQQQQQSVLNNNTANNNITSQQSQINNSTTTTNESPISSEINPNSPIGTVEKTGTALFKKGLVDYEGDSDEEDEDTEVTPSPKRQRLS
- the flfl gene encoding serine/threonine-protein phosphatase 4 regulatory subunit 3 flfl isoform X2; the encoded protein is MTDTRRRVKLYALNADRQWDDRGTGHVSSSYVDRLKGISLLVRAESDGSVLLESRIQPDTAYQKQQDTLIVWSEGDNFDLALSFQEKAGCDEIWEKICQVQGKDPSVEITQDIVEESEDERFDDMSDAAPPIELPPCELSRLEDINELIGNCLSSQMRKDKLALALESEGYIKKLLNLFHTCEDLKDSKGLHQLYNIFKNIFLLNKNTLFEVMFSDDTIFDVVGCLEYEPTLREPKRHREYLRQLARFKQAIPITNTELLAKIHQTYRVQYIQDVVLPTPSVFEDNMLNTLSSFIFFNKVEIVTLIQDDEKFLTELFRQLTDEATSDSKRRDLVLFLKEFCNFSQNLQPQGKEAFYKTLTALGILPALEITLAMNDAQTKTASIDILTYIVEYSPSVVRDYTLQQINNTEQDQMLINVIVAQLVGDSDPELGGAVQLAGVLRLLLDPENMLASVNKSEKTDFLNYFYKNSIGTLIAPLLANTIGERPAREDYRTVQLLGLILELLSFCVEHHTYHIKNCILNKDLLKRILVLMKSTHTFLVLCALRFMRKIVALKDEFYNRYIIKGNLFAPVFDAFVRNNGRYNLLDSAILEMFEFIKLEDIKSLCSHVVENFSKELETIDYVQTFKALKLRYEQHQDKLKDRDRAALDSVPSILRNSRYRRDQRQLDEEEEMWFNEEEDFDEDSKSHHQQQQQQQSVLNNNTANNNITSQQSQINNSTTTTNESPISSEINPNSPIGTVEKTGTALFKKGLVDYEGDSDEEDEDTEVTPSPKRQRLS
- the sip3 gene encoding septin interacting protein 3 isoform X2 codes for the protein MREAGIMLISTALTCAVIGNAYYQRKQFYPTVVHITKSNPSMTVIYAQGLILVFMINAFLRKIFFGTLRAAELEHLLEKVWYAVTETCLAFTVFRDDFSPKFIALFTLLLFLKSFHWLAEDRVDYMERSPVITWLFHLRVGTLLGLLFAINLTMIHYAYNTTATKGPSVQLVFGFEYAILLTVVFNISVKYILHTIDLQSENPWDNKPVFLLYTELIIGLLKVILYIAFVTLMVKLYTLPLFALRAMYYTMRDFKKAFHDIVMSRRAIRNMNTLYPDATPEELAAADNVCIICREEMVAASKKLPCNHIFHTACLRSWFQRQQTCPTCRLNILRPVNNNQGNRQQNQPQAGPQVPQPPQAPGFNPIVQVLPAFWAGLQAPGAGPQQPAPGDAPPQQQAQHSSASTPSASFQNLAANGVPLFPPPFPTMVPLPPIPTPPPNLTELSEEELRAMEGNLRQAVEARIQMLQRVQLLLDAASAMMNQYQTAAATANIPVPTATSSMNVTPNASSMAKPGTSKNTSSEVDNEQCQAKTETNVPIVNSSNDNASTLSGRSDTESSEQEMLRRRLIADVID
- the sip3 gene encoding septin interacting protein 3 isoform X1, giving the protein MREAGIMLISTALTCAVIGNAYYQRKQFYPTVVHITKSNPSMTVIYAQGLILVFMINAFLRKIFFGTLRAAELEHLLEKVWYAVTETCLAFTVFRDDFSPKFIALFTLLLFLKSFHWLAEDRVDYMERSPVITWLFHLRVGTLLGLLFAINLTMIHYAYNTTATKGPSVQLVFGFEYAILLTVVFNISVKYILHTIDLQSENPWDNKPVFLLYTELIIGLLKVILYIAFVTLMVKLYTLPLFALRAMYYTMRDFKKAFHDIVMSRRAIRNMNTLYPDATPEELAAADNVCIICREEMVAASKKLPCNHIFHTACLRSWFQRQQTCPTCRLNILRPVNNNQGNRQQNQPQAGPQVPQPPQAPGFNPIVQVLPAFWAGLQAPGAGPQQPAPGDAPPQQQAQHSSASTPSASFQNLAANGVPLFPPPFPTMVPLPPIPTPPPNLTELSEEELRAMEGNLRQAVEARIQMLQRVQLLLDAASAMMNQYQTAAATANIPVPTATSSMNVTPNASSMAKPGTSKNTSSEVDNEQCQAKTETNVPIVNSSNDNASTLSGRSDTESSEQEMLRRRRLQKFST